AAATGCCCATCCGAAGACAGGCTAAAATGGTGCTCGCCTACGGCGAACTACTGTCAGATAAAAAACAAAAATGGTGGGCCCAAGAAGAGTCTTCGCCGGCAGTACATCCTACCAGCAAAGCGACGGCGAATCGTCCGACGCCATAGGCGCCAATATTAATTGCCAGCTTTGGCCGACGGTGTCCGCCGCCGCCCTGCCTTAAACCCCGGCTGCTGGCGGAGAACTTCTGATCTTCCCGCCATTGGCGGGATGCTCTAACCAACAAAAAACTGCCCGCAAAACTGCAAGCAGTAGTTATGGTACCTTAAACCAAGCTGTAATGGTGGGCCCAAGAAGAGTCGAACTTCTGACCTCGTCCTTATCAGGGACGCGCTCTAACCAACTGAGCTATGGGCCCCTATAATGCGTCCCTCTCCCACTGGGGGAGGGATTAGGGAGGGGTAAGAAAAAAGGCTACAGATTATAAGTTTATTACCTATAACCCATAACCTTTTCCTAAAAAACCGAAAAGCAGAGCACAGGTCATACAATTTGAGTAACATGGATTAATGTGCAGGACCCCGGTCCCAATAAGTCTTGGGAGGTCCTGCGGGTTCTCTAGAAAGGAGGTGATCCAGCCACACCTTCCGGTACGGCTACCTTGTTACGACTTCGTCCTAGTCACCAATCCTACCTTAGGCGCCGCCCTCCTTGCGGTTAGGCAAACGACTTTAGGTATTACCGGCTCCCATGACGTGACGGGCGGTGTGTACAAGACCCGGGAACGTATTCACGGTGGCATGCTGATCCACCATTACTAGCGATTCCGACTTCATGCAGTCGAGTTGCAGACTGCAATCCGAACTGAGAGGCCGTTTTAGGATTAGCTCCATCTTGCGATATTGCATCCCTTTGTCGGCCCCATTGTAGGACGTGTGTAGCCCTAGACGTAAGGAGCATGCGGACTTGACATCATCCCCACCTTCCTCCCCGTTATCCGGGGCAGTCTCCTTAGAGGGTAACCACTTTCGTGGAAACAACTAAGGATAAGGGTTGCGCTCGTTGCGGGACTTAACCCAACATCTCACGACACGAGCTGACGACAGCCATGCACCACCTGTGGTAGTGTCCTTGCGGAAGACTATGTTTCCATAGTTGGTCACTACCATGTCAAGCCTAGGTAAGGTTCTTCGCGTTGCGTCGAATTGAACCACATCCTCCACCGCTTGTGCGGGTCCCCGTCAATTCCTTTGAGTTTCAACCTTGCGATCGTACTCCCCAGGTGGGGTACTTAATGCGTTAGCTGCGGCACTCATCCTTAAAAAGGACGAACACCTAGTACCCATCGTTTAGGGCAAGGACTACCAGAGTATCTAAGTCTGTTTGATCCCCTTGCTTTCGCGCCTCAGCGTCAGTGCAGGACCAGAGAACCGCCTTCGCCACCGGTGTTCCTCCTGATATCTACGCATTTCACCGCTACACCAGGAATTCCATTCTCCCCTTCCGCACTCAAGGCCAATAGTATCGACTGCAGTTTCTCCGTTGAGCGGAGAGATTTAACAGATCGACTTAAAGGCCCGCCTACACGCCCTTTACACCCAGTGATTCCGGACAACGCTTGCCTCCCCCGTATTACCGCGGCTGCTGGCACGGAGTTAGCCGAGGCTTATTCCACCGGTACCGTCATTTTTATTTCGTCCCGATGAAAAGGGTTTTACATCCCGAAGGATTTCATCACCCACGCGGCGTCGCTGGTTCAGGGTTTCCCCCATTGACCAAAATTCCCTACTGCTGCCTCCCGTAGGAGTAGGGGCCGTGTCTCAGTCCCCTTGTGGCCGATCGACCTCTCAGTCCGGCTACCCGTCAAAGCCTTGGTGGGCCATTACCCCGCCAACTAGCTGATGGGACGCGGATCCATCTTTTTGCGTCTTACGACTTTGATCATCCTGAGATGCCCCAGAATGATGTCATGCGGTATTAGCCCCAGTTTCCCGGAGTTATCCCCCACATAAAGGTAGGTTATCCACGTGTTACTCACCCGTTCGCCACTACCATACACTCATATTGCTACAAATGCATGACCGTTCGACTTGCATGTATTAGGCACGCCGCCAGCGTTAGTCCTGAGCCAGGATCAAACTCTCCATAAAAAAAATATTAAATTTTATAAATGGAAAATTTAAAAAAACGATCCAGAAACTCAATCATATGTACACTGTGCTTGCTTGTTCAGTTTTCAAAGAACTAAAAATCAGTTGCTTCCTAACGTCCCGTAGAGTTTGTAATTATACACGAACAGCCCCCTAATGTCAAGTACCATTTTAAAGAATTATCATATATTTTGAAGATTTATTGACAAAGCCCCTGTTTACGGGCATCTGGCGTTTAAAAACAGCCAAATAATTGACTTTCCCGTTCTATTGGGTTATCATTGGAATCAACCATAACTGATTATAGGAGGTTTATGATCCGCACCCTGGCTGTTGCCTTCATGGTCGCACTGCTGTTTACGCTGATGGGCCTGATGCATTATTACGTTTACAGGAGAACCGGGGCCCTGCTGGGACTGCCCAAAAGCCCGGCCCTTTTCATTGCCCTGGCCCTTTTGACCATCCTGTTCCCGCTGGCCATGATCCTCTCGCGCACTGTGGACGGCCCTTTGGTGAGAGTACTATATATCGCCGCTGCCTCCTGGCTGGGCTTGGTGTTCCTGGCGTTCACCGCCTCGGCCCTGGGCCACCTGATCCAGCTGCTTTTTGACCTGGTCCGTCATCCCCTCGGTCAGAGAACCCTGGGCTGGTCAACAATCGGTCTGAGCCTTCTGGTTTTCTTCTACGGCCTGGTAAACGCCGCAGTGATCCGGACCACCGAGATAACCATCGGGATTAAGGGCCTGAGAGAACCAAAAGTCACCATTGCCCTGCTGACTGATATCCACGTGGGGGCGGTTTATGGTCCAAAATACCTGCAAAAGATAGTGGACCGGACCAATGCCTTGAACCCCGACCTGGTGGCCATTGCCGGGGACCTGTTCGATGGCTCGGCCAAGCCTGATTACCGCCTGGTGAAGCCCCTGGAGGGCCTGCAGGCCCCTGCATTCTTCGTCACCGGCAATCACGAGATATATGAGGGCGTGGACATAACCACGGCTCTGGTGGCCAGGACCGGGGTTCGGGTGCTGCGGAACGAAACGGCCGAGTGCTGCGGCCTGCAGCTATTGGGAGTGGACTCGCCCCGGGGCAATTCTAAAAGCAACCCGGCCCTGCTGGAATTGGCGGCAAAGCCGGACCGGGACAGGCAAAAACCATCGGTCTTGCTGTATCACATACCGCTGGGAACCGCAGATGCTCAAAGCGCCAGCATCGATCTCCAGCTTTCGGGGCATACCCATAACGGACAGATCTTTCCATTTTCGCTCTTCATTCCCTTGGTTTACAGGTTTTACAGCGGATACGGCCGGGATGGCGATTTTCAGATCTACGTCTCCCACGGCGTGGGCAACTGGGGGCCGCCCTTAAGGATAGGGTCCCGAAGCGAGATAATAAAAATTGACCTGGTACCGGCGGAGAAATGAAAAGAGCGGGGGCGGTTCAAAAAAGAACCGCCCCTATTTTGTCAGTATCCTATGCGCCTTGAGCGCCGTCTTCAAATAGAGCTTTTGCAGAATGTTCGGTTTATGATGTTTTTCAAAGAACAGATACATCGACCTGCGGTGTTCTTCTTCCATCCGGTCCTTCTCCTGCTCCGAACTCTTGCCCCAATGGTGGATGAGCCTGGCCTGGGGGACATAAAACACCCGCCAGCCGTTTTTTGAGGCGGTCAGACAAAGATCAATATCCTCCAGGTACATGAAATATCGTTCATCCAAAAGGCCGGCTTGCCCCAGCATCTCCCGTCTTAAAATAAGGCAGACCCCGGCCAGGGCGGGAACCTGGGAAGGCTTGTCGTCCGGCAGTCCCCGGAGCATG
The bacterium DNA segment above includes these coding regions:
- a CDS encoding metallophosphoesterase, which encodes MIRTLAVAFMVALLFTLMGLMHYYVYRRTGALLGLPKSPALFIALALLTILFPLAMILSRTVDGPLVRVLYIAAASWLGLVFLAFTASALGHLIQLLFDLVRHPLGQRTLGWSTIGLSLLVFFYGLVNAAVIRTTEITIGIKGLREPKVTIALLTDIHVGAVYGPKYLQKIVDRTNALNPDLVAIAGDLFDGSAKPDYRLVKPLEGLQAPAFFVTGNHEIYEGVDITTALVARTGVRVLRNETAECCGLQLLGVDSPRGNSKSNPALLELAAKPDRDRQKPSVLLYHIPLGTADAQSASIDLQLSGHTHNGQIFPFSLFIPLVYRFYSGYGRDGDFQIYVSHGVGNWGPPLRIGSRSEIIKIDLVPAEK